A single genomic interval of Candidatus Nomurabacteria bacterium harbors:
- a CDS encoding ABC-2 family transporter protein has protein sequence MRLKGYKTTMRTLLIYYPKVWFAVLRKSLTKAMTYRFEFFSKVVRMFLIVAIQVLLIRSVFAESEYIRGWTVDEYYLLVGFYNIVIYLGWGIFNVNLWRLEEKVLRGEFDLLLLYPTGSVFSASLMEFFIDDAIPAVPGILMVGYYVIRHMNEITWIGILGSIICLLSAFIVWFSLNISVAAMNFISVKNGILEFLKGISKVGSFPIDIFSQNIKILMFTIFPIAFIAVVPTRLLSGTYTWDFVWFSIIAAVTTLFIALQVWNFSIRSYTSAGG, from the coding sequence ATGAGGCTGAAGGGATATAAAACAACAATGAGAACACTGCTCATCTACTACCCAAAAGTTTGGTTTGCAGTTTTGCGTAAAAGCCTCACCAAGGCCATGACATATCGATTCGAGTTTTTTTCAAAAGTAGTTAGGATGTTTCTGATCGTTGCGATCCAAGTACTTCTGATCAGATCTGTATTTGCTGAAAGTGAATATATCCGAGGATGGACAGTAGATGAGTACTATCTCTTGGTAGGGTTTTACAATATTGTCATTTATCTCGGTTGGGGAATATTCAATGTGAACCTTTGGAGATTAGAAGAGAAAGTGTTGCGGGGGGAATTTGATCTTTTGTTGCTTTATCCTACTGGTTCGGTATTTTCTGCCAGCTTAATGGAGTTCTTTATAGATGATGCGATACCAGCGGTTCCCGGAATTCTTATGGTTGGATACTATGTGATCCGTCATATGAACGAGATTACATGGATAGGGATATTGGGTTCGATCATCTGTCTGCTGTCAGCCTTTATAGTATGGTTCTCCTTGAACATTTCTGTTGCTGCGATGAATTTCATATCAGTGAAGAACGGAATCCTCGAATTCTTAAAGGGTATAAGCAAAGTAGGATCATTTCCGATCGATATATTCTCTCAGAATATAAAGATCCTCATGTTCACAATATTTCCTATCGCATTCATAGCAGTAGTTCCAACACGTCTGCTATCAGGTACATATACATGGGACTTTGTTTGGTTCTCTATCATTGCTGCTGTGACAACACTGTTCATAGCTCTACAGGTATGGAACTTCTCTATCAGATCATATACAAGTGCTGGCGGTTAG
- a CDS encoding ABC-2 family transporter protein gives METISRIAQFFKVALMEFKMGISSELTYRWQILLWVISDATQPLIFATLWSVVASTGDRDFTADQMVSYYFMVTIVGRLTQDWSIQFISNSIIKGEFSKYLVKPFSYMSEMLGMSMAIRTIRLLLILPFLLVGYYLFRDLISYELTPNSFTLFLFALLIGYIMNFILGNIFALVAFFSKQIYGLRALYINFVSILSGEYIPLKVLAVGAFFLFEMLPFRYVLSFPIEIISGDLTHDQIGRGFGIALFWLVALSFIYQFTYKMAIRRYEAEGI, from the coding sequence ATGGAAACAATCTCAAGGATCGCACAATTCTTTAAAGTAGCCTTGATGGAGTTCAAGATGGGCATTTCTTCTGAACTGACCTATCGATGGCAGATCCTTCTGTGGGTGATCTCTGATGCCACACAGCCGTTGATATTCGCAACCCTTTGGAGTGTTGTTGCAAGTACGGGAGATAGGGACTTTACTGCAGATCAGATGGTATCATACTACTTTATGGTTACGATAGTTGGCAGACTGACACAAGATTGGTCTATACAGTTCATATCAAATTCAATAATCAAAGGAGAATTCTCAAAATATCTGGTCAAACCGTTCAGCTATATGTCTGAAATGCTAGGTATGAGTATGGCAATTAGGACCATTCGATTACTTCTTATACTGCCATTTCTTTTGGTCGGTTACTATCTATTTAGAGACCTAATAAGTTATGAGCTCACGCCCAACTCTTTTACCCTATTTCTTTTCGCACTACTGATCGGATATATCATGAATTTCATACTGGGCAATATCTTCGCTTTAGTAGCTTTCTTCAGCAAACAGATATACGGTCTACGAGCTTTATACATAAATTTTGTATCAATACTCTCCGGAGAGTATATCCCGCTCAAAGTGCTAGCTGTTGGAGCCTTTTTCCTGTTTGAGATGCTACCGTTCAGATATGTACTCTCATTTCCCATAGAGATCATATCTGGAGATCTTACTCATGATCAGATAGGTAGAGGCTTCGGTATAGCACTTTTTTGGCTAGTGGCACTATCTTTTATCTACCAATTTACATATAAAATGGCGATTCGCAGATATGAGGCTGAAGGGATATAA
- a CDS encoding GreA/GreB family elongation factor, producing the protein MKKNKYQLSAQKVEQLENELKDLQTKGREKIADSLDWLRSLPNDQDDVTFSDVFEDQRYLEKRILELKEILSSYDIVHDNPNSSQVEIGSVVRVGFGQYEEEYTIVNSLEADPINKKISDESPVGRALIGKRVGDTVVVSTGIVEKEYRVLEIK; encoded by the coding sequence ATGAAGAAAAATAAGTATCAGTTATCTGCCCAAAAAGTCGAGCAACTTGAGAACGAATTAAAAGACCTGCAAACCAAGGGCAGAGAGAAGATAGCAGATAGTTTAGATTGGCTACGAAGTCTCCCAAATGATCAGGATGACGTTACATTTTCAGATGTATTTGAGGATCAAAGATATCTAGAAAAGAGGATTCTTGAGTTAAAGGAGATACTGTCAAGCTACGATATTGTTCATGATAACCCAAACTCTAGTCAAGTTGAGATAGGATCAGTAGTAAGGGTAGGTTTTGGACAATATGAGGAAGAGTATACGATAGTAAATTCCTTGGAAGCCGATCCAATCAATAAGAAGATATCTGATGAATCACCAGTGGGTCGTGCTTTGATCGGAAAACGAGTAGGAGATACAGTCGTTGTATCAACAGGAATAGTAGAAAAGGAGTATCGAGTATTGGAAATAAAATAA
- the trmD gene encoding tRNA (guanosine(37)-N1)-methyltransferase TrmD has product MRFDIITIFPEQVEDHLKYGVSRIAESKGLVSYFVHDLRKWTRDVHKSVDDRPYGGGAGMVMRIEPIYEALRELKREESKVVLTTPRGKRLDQSLMRKLTTSDDHYIILCGHYEGFDERVHKHLVDIEVSIGDYILSGGELAALVLVDGMTRLVPGVLGNEQSSIEESFEMGALEYPHYTRPEEFNGWKVPGVLLSGNHARITAWRKAQSEKTTRSNRIDIITETKHAKKS; this is encoded by the coding sequence ATGAGATTTGACATAATCACGATCTTCCCTGAACAGGTAGAGGATCATTTGAAATACGGTGTTAGTAGGATAGCAGAAAGCAAAGGGTTAGTAAGCTATTTTGTGCACGACCTACGTAAATGGACCCGTGATGTCCATAAGAGTGTGGATGATAGACCATACGGTGGTGGTGCAGGAATGGTTATGAGGATCGAACCCATCTATGAGGCATTAAGAGAGTTAAAGAGAGAAGAGAGTAAAGTCGTACTAACTACACCTCGTGGAAAAAGGCTCGATCAGTCATTGATGCGTAAGCTAACCACGAGTGATGATCACTATATTATATTGTGCGGACACTATGAAGGCTTTGATGAGAGAGTCCATAAGCATCTCGTTGATATCGAAGTTTCCATAGGAGATTATATTTTGTCTGGAGGTGAGCTTGCAGCATTGGTGTTAGTTGACGGCATGACGAGACTTGTTCCTGGTGTACTAGGAAACGAACAGTCATCTATAGAAGAATCATTTGAAATGGGGGCTTTGGAGTATCCTCATTACACCAGACCTGAGGAATTTAATGGATGGAAGGTTCCCGGGGTGTTACTTTCAGGAAATCATGCTAGAATTACAGCCTGGAGAAAAGCTCAGTCAGAAAAAACGACCAGAAGTAACAGGATCGATATAATAACAGAAACAAAGCATGCAAAGAAGTCTTAA
- a CDS encoding winged helix-turn-helix domain-containing protein: MNRCKVNWIYNQRTEAIRLLHTAANLSRGFYKINGFIVIPHTKETKFNGFRIVSLPDLNYLRIPGFWRKVKNFGDYNLRTLEYPMRKDIEQLMRDQMVTELDYTHREKKWGQIQDGFFRKFQELFPKIHIELDQIDIHPTTHGPAGSYQRIFNGHKKIRIFYRIDNEPWYIAKMIAMALTRPKVYGQYEGVWHDSQTIVDWMLNETELADILDVDSDKYIKWLCKKPTSYQIKQSINFRERLGIRNNGRLFRCDPEGSILYKEGKLVGLSAKQASLMKCLIRSSNRTVSYLDLWETVRCDEAEEFSLQSVNKNVERLRKKLEHNGATSSMIYTDRGTGYLLMN; encoded by the coding sequence ATGAACAGATGCAAGGTCAATTGGATCTACAACCAACGTACCGAAGCAATCCGGTTGCTACATACAGCAGCCAATCTTTCCAGGGGATTTTACAAGATAAATGGATTCATCGTGATCCCACATACAAAAGAAACCAAATTCAACGGGTTTAGGATCGTTTCCCTTCCTGATCTGAACTATTTGAGGATTCCGGGATTTTGGAGAAAGGTGAAAAATTTTGGGGACTATAATCTACGAACCCTTGAATACCCCATGCGGAAAGATATTGAGCAACTTATGCGAGATCAAATGGTCACGGAGCTAGATTACACTCATCGAGAAAAGAAATGGGGTCAGATCCAGGATGGATTTTTTCGGAAGTTTCAGGAATTGTTCCCCAAGATTCATATTGAACTAGATCAGATAGATATTCATCCCACAACTCATGGTCCTGCAGGATCCTATCAACGGATCTTCAATGGTCATAAGAAGATCAGGATCTTTTATAGGATTGATAATGAGCCATGGTATATTGCAAAAATGATAGCGATGGCTTTGACCCGACCTAAAGTCTACGGTCAGTATGAAGGTGTATGGCATGATTCTCAAACTATCGTGGATTGGATGTTGAATGAAACAGAACTCGCCGATATATTGGATGTCGATTCTGACAAATATATTAAATGGCTATGTAAGAAACCTACCTCATATCAGATCAAACAGAGTATCAATTTTAGAGAACGACTAGGGATAAGGAATAACGGTCGTTTATTTAGGTGTGATCCTGAAGGAAGTATCTTGTACAAAGAGGGTAAATTGGTAGGTCTCTCAGCTAAACAGGCATCCTTGATGAAGTGTCTTATCAGAAGTAGTAACCGTACCGTCAGCTATCTTGATCTGTGGGAAACTGTTAGATGTGATGAAGCTGAGGAATTCAGTTTGCAGTCTGTGAATAAGAATGTAGAAAGACTGCGAAAGAAATTAGAACATAACGGAGCTACTAGTAGTATGATCTATACGGATAGAGGTACCGGATATCTACTGATGAATTAG
- a CDS encoding SLC13/DASS family transporter: MEDHGPDKKTLKKQLWVITLTVVLSMLVYYLPKELVASQRVVLATFIIAGIFWLTEVVPLYVTSFIIAFVLIFFGGLTPKEAFNPFFDPIIVLFMGGFVLSTAFIKYGVDEFIARKSLRLFGRDPYKVMFGLMVIAAILSMWMSNTAAAALLLPISISILKKSDISEKDPLYKAFPLAIAYAATTGGLGTIIGSPPNALAVKYLQDFNVRQITFSEWMVYMIPITVVILLVIFVVIRSLYRTKEKELHPHEDNAKISRSGKFVLVLALVTMMFWLFGSYVGLSSYLIATIPIIVLFGIGFLNTQDLNKLNWETLLLFGGGLTLGEAVGSTGVNEYIASGIGGFLSQFPVLPFYILLLLIGIAFTVVASNTGAAVVMIPVVIPLATRLGLDPTVLVLLTTIGVSLDFILPVGTPPSAIAYSSGYIRTLDMVRTGLILTIFVITIPALIALLW, from the coding sequence ATGGAAGATCACGGTCCAGATAAAAAGACCCTCAAAAAGCAGTTATGGGTGATCACACTTACTGTGGTTTTATCAATGTTGGTGTACTATCTTCCTAAAGAGCTAGTCGCCTCACAACGGGTCGTTTTGGCAACCTTTATTATTGCCGGTATATTCTGGTTGACAGAGGTTGTGCCACTATATGTCACATCATTCATTATCGCCTTTGTACTTATATTCTTTGGTGGGTTAACTCCAAAAGAAGCCTTCAACCCTTTCTTTGATCCGATAATCGTACTTTTCATGGGTGGATTCGTATTATCAACGGCATTCATCAAATATGGGGTCGACGAATTTATTGCACGAAAGAGTCTTCGCCTGTTTGGTAGAGATCCGTATAAGGTAATGTTCGGTTTGATGGTAATAGCAGCGATACTATCTATGTGGATGTCAAATACAGCCGCAGCTGCACTACTACTCCCGATCTCAATATCGATATTGAAAAAAAGCGATATATCAGAGAAGGACCCTTTGTATAAGGCATTTCCATTAGCTATAGCTTATGCTGCAACTACTGGCGGACTTGGTACGATAATTGGAAGCCCACCAAATGCATTAGCTGTGAAATATCTTCAAGATTTCAATGTCAGACAGATCACTTTCAGTGAATGGATGGTTTATATGATCCCTATCACAGTAGTCATTTTACTTGTGATATTTGTTGTTATCAGATCTCTGTATCGTACCAAAGAGAAAGAGCTTCATCCTCACGAGGATAATGCAAAGATCTCCAGATCTGGTAAATTTGTTCTGGTCTTGGCTTTGGTTACTATGATGTTTTGGCTATTTGGCTCATATGTTGGATTATCATCTTATCTTATCGCTACCATTCCAATTATTGTCCTGTTTGGTATTGGGTTCTTAAATACTCAGGATCTGAACAAATTGAATTGGGAAACGCTTTTGCTGTTCGGAGGAGGATTAACTTTAGGCGAAGCAGTGGGAAGTACAGGAGTCAATGAGTATATTGCATCCGGGATCGGTGGTTTTCTCTCGCAATTTCCGGTACTTCCATTTTATATACTGCTCTTGCTTATTGGGATCGCATTTACAGTCGTAGCATCCAATACCGGAGCTGCAGTCGTTATGATCCCTGTGGTCATTCCACTAGCAACTCGTTTAGGTTTAGACCCAACTGTGTTAGTACTTTTGACCACAATAGGTGTTTCATTGGATTTTATACTACCTGTAGGGACACCGCCTTCAGCTATTGCATATTCATCGGGATATATTCGAACATTAGATATGGTGAGAACTGGATTGATCCTGACAATATTTGTGATCACTATCCCTGCACTGATCGCCTTGCTCTGGTGA
- a CDS encoding GreA/GreB family elongation factor, producing the protein MPESTHTMTQKGLDELKVELDHRINVKREELRSIVEDSIQKGDISENEAYELALEETESNEMRIAELERVIGNAVIATDTGIHTVSIGNTVSVRSSSGDLEIQIVGQAEANPLDNKISDATPLGQSLIGKKKGDKVTISLPKGDVEYEILNIS; encoded by the coding sequence ATGCCTGAATCAACACATACGATGACCCAGAAAGGCTTAGACGAATTGAAGGTAGAACTTGATCACCGTATCAATGTCAAAAGAGAAGAATTAAGGTCTATCGTAGAAGACTCCATTCAAAAAGGAGATATCAGTGAGAATGAAGCCTATGAGCTCGCTCTTGAGGAGACAGAGTCTAATGAGATGCGGATCGCAGAGCTAGAGAGAGTTATTGGAAATGCTGTTATAGCTACAGATACAGGTATTCACACCGTATCAATAGGTAATACTGTATCAGTAAGAAGCAGTTCTGGAGATTTGGAAATCCAGATCGTGGGTCAAGCAGAGGCAAATCCACTAGATAATAAGATCAGTGATGCAACACCATTGGGGCAATCATTGATCGGAAAGAAAAAGGGTGATAAGGTGACGATCAGCCTTCCAAAAGGTGATGTTGAATATGAGATACTGAATATCTCTTGA